A stretch of the Rhodothermales bacterium genome encodes the following:
- the trpD gene encoding anthranilate phosphoribosyltransferase, whose translation MKDYLRIVAAGSSLTTEQAAHAMQIVMNGSAAPEELGGFLMGVTARGATVDELVGFAGVMREFAVSVECDDPRAVDLCGTGGDGVGTFNVSTTAVFVVAGSGVTVAKHGNRSVSSSCGSADVLDALGVQTNLRRKGAEHCLRETGIAFIFAPHFHPAMKHVMPVRRALGVRTFFNMLGPLCNPAGVNRQLVGAFSHRAARDIAAVLARLGSEHVIAVHSDDGLDEVSVSDESTLFEFRRGASHDPVVEERRFAPEYLGLDRHPLSAINGSTAEENATILRRVLSGERGAHRDIVVANAAHAIYTAGVAESLEVAKEMACASIDSGKATRALEDLRSTSREAPTD comes from the coding sequence ATGAAGGACTACCTGAGAATTGTGGCGGCCGGATCGTCGCTCACGACCGAGCAGGCTGCGCACGCGATGCAGATCGTCATGAACGGATCGGCGGCCCCCGAAGAGCTTGGTGGATTCCTGATGGGCGTGACCGCCCGCGGAGCAACCGTCGATGAACTGGTCGGCTTTGCCGGTGTCATGCGCGAATTTGCCGTGTCCGTTGAATGCGATGACCCACGAGCCGTCGATCTCTGCGGAACGGGTGGCGACGGCGTCGGAACATTCAACGTATCGACAACGGCGGTCTTTGTCGTGGCCGGTTCGGGCGTAACGGTGGCCAAGCACGGAAACCGTTCGGTATCGTCCAGTTGTGGCTCGGCGGATGTCCTCGATGCACTCGGCGTGCAGACTAACCTGCGCCGCAAGGGTGCCGAGCACTGCCTCCGAGAGACCGGCATCGCATTTATCTTTGCGCCCCACTTCCACCCTGCGATGAAGCACGTGATGCCAGTGCGGCGAGCTCTGGGAGTGCGAACATTCTTTAACATGCTTGGACCGCTGTGCAATCCGGCCGGCGTAAACCGGCAGCTCGTTGGTGCCTTCAGCCACCGTGCTGCACGGGACATCGCCGCTGTTCTCGCTCGTCTCGGGTCCGAGCATGTCATTGCTGTTCACTCCGATGACGGACTGGACGAGGTGTCCGTGTCCGACGAATCGACTCTCTTCGAATTTCGGCGAGGGGCCTCACACGACCCGGTGGTCGAGGAGCGCAGGTTCGCGCCGGAGTATCTCGGACTGGATCGACATCCCCTTTCGGCAATAAACGGCTCGACGGCCGAAGAGAACGCGACGATCCTCCGGCGTGTGCTGTCCGGAGAACGAGGTGCGCACCGGGACATCGTGGTCGCAAACGCGGCCCACGCGATATACACCGCCGGCGTCGCAGAAAGCCTGGAGGTTGCAAAAGAGATGGCATGCGCAAGTATCGATTCCGGCAAAGCGACGCGAGCCCTCGAGGATCTGCGCAGCACTTCCAGGGAAGCGCCAACCGACTAA
- the trpC gene encoding indole-3-glycerol phosphate synthase TrpC — MTILDQIVRSTRNLLHERKKMTPEARLTELPLFGDPRRPFGDALRQPDVSIIAEIKKASPSKGVLRENLDVARVASQYEDSGAAAISVVTEPAYFKGTLDNLRIARETTGIPMLRKDFILDPYQLFEAKAYGADAILLIATVLDRIHLKDLLDAAYDIGLDHLVEVYAERDLDKIDFDLVRVVGANNRDLETFEVDVRRASRILRHVPAGIVRVAESGIRDAADVAIAAEGGADAVLVGEALMSADDPGLALRILTTGTASGNGNNNSTQQERA; from the coding sequence ATGACCATCCTCGACCAGATCGTCCGCAGCACGAGAAATCTTCTGCACGAGCGCAAGAAGATGACTCCCGAGGCACGACTCACAGAGCTTCCCCTGTTCGGCGATCCGCGCAGGCCGTTTGGAGATGCGCTGCGGCAACCGGATGTGTCAATCATCGCTGAGATCAAGAAAGCGTCACCGAGCAAGGGCGTGCTGCGCGAGAATCTCGATGTCGCTCGTGTTGCGTCGCAGTACGAAGACAGCGGGGCTGCCGCAATATCCGTCGTGACGGAACCTGCCTACTTTAAGGGGACTCTGGACAATCTTCGGATTGCTAGAGAAACGACGGGCATTCCGATGCTTCGCAAGGATTTTATCCTTGATCCGTACCAGTTATTTGAAGCGAAGGCCTACGGAGCGGACGCAATTTTACTGATTGCGACGGTGCTTGATCGCATCCACCTGAAAGACCTGCTTGACGCAGCCTACGACATCGGCCTCGATCACCTGGTGGAGGTATATGCGGAGCGAGATCTTGACAAGATCGACTTTGATCTCGTGCGAGTAGTCGGCGCCAACAATCGCGATCTTGAAACGTTTGAGGTGGACGTGCGACGAGCCTCACGTATCCTGAGGCACGTGCCAGCCGGTATCGTCAGAGTCGCCGAGAGCGGCATTCGGGATGCTGCTGACGTGGCCATTGCGGCAGAAGGCGGCGCGGACGCCGTCCTCGTTGGTGAGGCTCTGATGAGCGCCGATGATCCGGGACTCGCCCTTCGCATACTGACGACCGGCACGGCTTCGGGGAATGGAAATAACAACTCGACTCAGCAGGAACGAGCGTGA
- a CDS encoding phosphoribosylanthranilate isomerase: MKTLVKICGLTRLEDARFCAAAGADYLGFVLAKESPRSITPEKVKEIIGWVYGPKTVGVFVDADPSYVNEIAQEIGFDLVQLHGNESVEECRRIDAPIIKAIAVGPDTTAADLEMEIGRYGDSIRHVLLDTSIRGVTGGTGQTFDWAVANDAVRRHDTFVAGGVDSGNVGDLIKRLNPFAIDVATGVEDSPGIKDFEKVSALLETVAGRAT, encoded by the coding sequence GTGAAGACACTCGTGAAGATCTGTGGATTGACCCGACTTGAGGATGCGCGTTTCTGCGCAGCCGCCGGTGCGGACTATCTGGGGTTCGTGCTCGCGAAGGAGAGTCCGCGCTCTATCACGCCAGAAAAGGTGAAGGAGATTATCGGGTGGGTGTACGGTCCAAAAACAGTTGGCGTATTCGTCGACGCCGATCCGTCGTACGTGAACGAGATCGCACAGGAGATCGGATTCGACCTGGTACAACTTCACGGAAATGAGAGCGTCGAGGAATGCCGTCGCATTGATGCGCCGATCATCAAAGCCATCGCGGTAGGTCCGGATACGACGGCCGCTGATCTCGAAATGGAGATCGGCCGGTATGGAGACAGCATCCGCCACGTCTTGCTCGATACGTCGATCCGAGGCGTGACCGGTGGAACGGGCCAGACATTTGACTGGGCCGTCGCGAATGACGCTGTGAGACGTCACGATACGTTCGTTGCGGGCGGTGTGGACTCCGGCAACGTGGGCGATTTGATCAAACGTCTCAATCCATTCGCAATCGACGTCGCCACCGGAGTCGAGGATTCTCCCGGCATCAAGGACTTTGAGAAAGTGTCGGCGCTGCTGGAAACCGTGGCCGGTCGTGCCACTTGA
- the trpB gene encoding tryptophan synthase subunit beta, with amino-acid sequence MTRELKHTFGDLPDELGHFGSFGGKFVPEILMPALTSLEAARHEAATDPGFRQEYEDLLRDYVGRPTALTYAARLTRRLAGARIYLKREDLCHTGAHKINNTVGQILLARRMGKTRIIAETGAGQHGVATATVCARFGLECIVYMGSEDVGRQRLNVLRMKLLGAEVRPVESGSRTLKDATSEAIRDWVTNVDSTFYIIGSVVGPHPYPAMVRDFQRVIGDEVRSQLEQAEGRSSPDAVVACVGGGSNAIGIWAPFLDEPAVRLFGVEAAGEGLDGRHAATLTSGEPGILHGALSYLLQDDDGQVSLAHSISAGLDYPGVGPEHAHLKEQERVTYAAVADEAALDGVRLLAETEGIIPALETAHAVAYLKELAPRMDAESIIVMNCSGRGDKDMETIATKM; translated from the coding sequence ATGACACGTGAATTGAAACACACATTTGGAGATCTGCCGGACGAGCTTGGGCATTTCGGGTCTTTCGGGGGGAAGTTTGTACCGGAGATCCTGATGCCGGCCCTTACGTCACTCGAAGCCGCGCGACACGAAGCGGCGACAGACCCCGGGTTTCGGCAGGAGTACGAGGATCTGCTTCGAGATTACGTCGGCCGTCCGACGGCTCTGACGTATGCGGCGAGGCTGACAAGAAGGTTGGCGGGTGCCCGGATCTATTTGAAGCGTGAAGATCTGTGTCACACGGGTGCGCATAAAATCAACAACACGGTCGGGCAGATCTTGCTGGCCCGACGCATGGGCAAAACCCGGATCATCGCGGAGACCGGAGCTGGCCAGCACGGAGTTGCAACCGCCACCGTCTGTGCTCGATTCGGACTCGAGTGTATTGTCTACATGGGATCCGAAGACGTCGGTCGTCAGAGGCTCAACGTCCTTCGCATGAAACTGCTTGGCGCGGAGGTTCGGCCGGTCGAGAGTGGTAGCCGAACGCTCAAGGATGCAACCAGCGAAGCGATACGCGACTGGGTGACAAATGTAGACAGCACGTTTTACATCATCGGATCCGTGGTCGGACCGCATCCGTATCCTGCGATGGTTCGCGACTTCCAGCGCGTTATCGGCGACGAAGTCCGGTCACAACTCGAACAGGCGGAGGGCCGATCATCTCCCGATGCCGTGGTGGCCTGTGTGGGCGGAGGATCGAATGCGATCGGGATCTGGGCCCCATTCCTGGACGAGCCGGCGGTTCGACTTTTTGGGGTGGAGGCGGCGGGCGAGGGTCTTGATGGCCGTCACGCCGCGACACTAACTTCGGGTGAGCCGGGGATCTTGCACGGCGCCCTCTCCTACCTGCTGCAGGACGACGACGGACAGGTCAGCCTTGCTCATTCCATCTCAGCCGGACTGGACTATCCCGGTGTGGGACCTGAACACGCTCACTTGAAGGAACAGGAGCGCGTAACGTATGCCGCCGTAGCGGACGAGGCTGCACTGGACGGCGTTCGCCTTCTGGCAGAAACCGAGGGCATCATTCCTGCCCTCGAAACCGCCCACGCGGTGGCGTATCTGAAGGAACTTGCACCCCGGATGGATGCAGAAAGCATCATCGTGATGAACTGCTCGGGTCGCGGAGACAAGGACATGGAAACCATCGCGACAAAGATGTGA
- a CDS encoding tryptophan synthase subunit alpha: MSSTGSTRLKRALDSAEADGRKSMGIFLTCGFPQLDATLPLLQAIDRAGADFIEVGMPFSDPLAEGGPIQNSSAIALANGITLADVLAVVRAFRTTSETPVVLMGYANPVYHFGVDRFCAEAAAAGVDGLILPDLPIDEAEHLRRAAAANGIDVIFLIAPNTPDERVRSIDRVTTGFVYAVAFAGLTGDTIDTGVTLQRYLDTARRLISNRLLVGFGIKSADDAAIASVHADGFIVGSALISYVQVLWDDHNLTMNDRLSDVESFVRNLRPPTRN; encoded by the coding sequence ATGTCTTCCACCGGATCAACTCGACTCAAGCGTGCGCTCGATTCAGCTGAGGCAGACGGGCGAAAGTCCATGGGTATTTTCCTCACCTGCGGATTCCCCCAACTCGATGCCACGCTGCCATTGCTGCAGGCGATCGACCGTGCCGGCGCCGATTTCATCGAGGTGGGAATGCCATTCAGCGACCCGCTTGCAGAGGGAGGTCCGATTCAGAACTCGAGTGCGATCGCCCTGGCCAACGGGATAACTCTCGCGGACGTCCTGGCGGTCGTTCGCGCATTTCGAACTACGAGTGAGACGCCCGTAGTTCTCATGGGATACGCTAATCCGGTGTACCACTTCGGGGTCGATCGATTCTGCGCAGAAGCCGCGGCGGCCGGAGTTGACGGGCTAATTCTGCCCGACCTGCCAATCGATGAAGCGGAGCACTTGAGACGCGCGGCTGCCGCGAACGGCATCGATGTGATATTCCTTATCGCTCCCAACACACCGGACGAGCGAGTTCGGAGTATCGACCGTGTCACGACGGGGTTTGTATATGCGGTGGCTTTCGCCGGCCTAACCGGAGACACAATCGATACCGGAGTCACCCTTCAGCGCTATCTCGACACCGCCCGGCGCCTGATCTCGAATCGACTGCTTGTCGGCTTCGGGATCAAGTCGGCCGATGACGCCGCGATCGCATCAGTCCACGCCGACGGGTTCATCGTCGGGTCGGCACTCATCAGCTACGTGCAAGTGCTCTGGGATGATCACAATCTGACAATGAACGATCGCCTCTCCGACGTTGAATCGTTCGTACGCAATCTTCGACCTCCGACGCGCAACTAG